The genomic stretch TACGTCTTTAGTTCTTTGCACAAGTGAAGTCGATTTTGATATGCCATGTAGTATACAACATAAATTTTATAGAAACATGATGTGGTAGAAGTGTAGAACACACTAAAACATCCTATTGAATAGAATAATAGTGGAGCTGCTGGGACTGGACTATGGTACATACACATCTGGACGTAAGCCCACAATTTTTTTAATAGGTATGTAGTTAGAAGCATGGAAGCAATAGGCTGACCTTTTTAAATATTTGTTTGCTGAAAATGGTTCTAGCCTTCATAGAATAAATGATCAGTACAACATTTCAAAATCTGACAGAATTCAGTTTCCTCGCCTGTCCCCTTATGctaccttttttttttctatgttcCAGTTTTAGTATGGTTTTCAATGCATACGAAATGTTAATTTGctgattatcaactttcttttatTTCAGTTTGCAGGTATCAATGGAGTTCTCTATTACACTCCTCAGATACTTGAGCAAGCAGGTGTTGGGATTCTTCTATCAAACATTGGACTAAGCTCTTTGTCTGCATCTATTCTTATCAGTGCCTTGACAACCTTGCTGATGCTTCCTAGCATTGGTATTGCCATGAGGCTCATGGATATGTCAGGAAGAAGGTTAGCCTTCACAGTTTGCTTCCCATTGAtagaatgtgatattgttgaatGTAAATAAAATATTAATCTTTCTTCTGATTTGTTTCTCACCCAGGTTTCTTCTCCTTTCGACAATCCCTGTCTTGATAGTAGCACTGGCTATCTTGGTTCTGGTCAACATTGTGGATGTTGGAACCATGGTGCATGCTGCACTCTCGACGATCAGCGTCATAGTATATTTCTGCTTCTTCGTTATGGGGTTTGGGCCTATCCCAAATATTCTCTGCGCAGAAATTTTCCCCACCTCTGTCCGGGGCATCTGCATAGCCATCTGTGCCCTAACCTTCTGGATCGGTGACATTATCGTGACATACACTCTTCCCGTGATGCTTAACGCGATTGGACTTGCTGGAGTCTTCGGAATATATGCTGTCGTTTGCATACTGGCTCTTGTATTTGTCTACATGAAGGTGCCTGAGACCAAGGGCATGCCCCTGGAGGTCATTACCGAGTTCTTCTCTGTCGGGGCAAAGCAGGGCAAGGAAGCCACTGATTAGTTGCTCTGATCGCTGGTGGTAATTTTGTGGTTCTGGAACTACACTGCCACTAACCTGTGATGCTCTGGTAAAGAAACTTCAAGGAGAGCAGAGAGGGCCTAAAGAGATGACATGAAGACTACATCGTGAGGCTGTAATCCTGGGGTTGACAACTTTTGGAACTAGGCTACTTGTTTTAGATCACCTGTTGTTTTCGCTTTGTGATTTTCTGTTTGTGTTATTTGGAACGTCTTGCCTCTAAGCAGTGCTCTCATCACAGTTTATGTTACTGCTTTTGTTCTGCTCAGTATAGTTTCTCACAGCTGTTGTCAGTACTGAATTGCCTTAGCAGTTTCGTTGTGTTATTGGTATTACTTATCGGCCTCCTGCAGCGACGAGCGCCCCCAAGGTTTTTTGAACTAGATTTTTCCAATATGCAAATCAAAACACACATTCCTAGTCATAATTCAAAGTACCTGCAATCAAAATGCATGAAAAAACACTGTAAAGTCCGAAGATACATATTACAAAGCCGCTTCAATTGAATGTAAAACAAATGGAAGAGTGCTCATCCTTTCATTCCAAATCTAGCTGCAGCTAAAAGAAATGTACTGCAACATTCTTTCCATCCAAATGCAGATGTAAATAATATACATTGTATTTGAACGTACCACACCAAAAAAACCAATGCTCCAGTCAGAAGACGAGCTTATAGGAATAGGTGAAAAAAGCACACTACTGAGGTGCGTAAAACATGAAGAACCGCGTAAAAAGGGGACAATCTGTGAAGTTTgaagttccttgttgttacatcaTGAGCACTTATCATCGCCCTGTGTCCATCTTCACCAAGGCAGCTAATAGCATCCATAATCCTTTTTTTTTACGAGCAATGCCGATTCATTAAAGTAGAGGGAAAAACTTTACAATGCAGTAAACTGCAGAACGAACAAAAAGGAGGCAACAGGACTAATCCTTGGAAGACAGAGGAAACACTCTAAACTCATCAAGAGCAAGCACATCCACAGCACTTGGCAGTTGCACCCTTGGACTAAAAAATACGCCTATTGCTCTTTCCAGATATTCCAAACAAAATACATGGCAGCAGATGCCTGGCATCGAAGCTCCTTGGATCTATTAAGCTTCAAGATCTCAGTCCACAACGATGAAAGGGAGGTGGAAGAAGACATAGCCACAGCCATCTGACTGAACTCGTTGATGCAGCATGCCACACCTCTTTGGCTAAAGGGCAGAGAACAGAGATGTGCTCTGCCAACTCCTTTTCTTGATCGCAAAGTGAAGTCCTGACTAGGAAAACCACTCCTTTCCAATCTGTCAGCAGTCCAAATTCGTCCCTGCAGCAAAAGCCAGCAATGAAACTTCAAGATAAAACAGAATGTACCCAATCTTCTAGTTCGATTTGAGTAACTCATCGTATGAAAAGAATAGAATTAAACTGCAAGATCATAATCAAATTATGGATATACCTGTACTTAGAGTATCAATTGGACCAGATGAGTCACGCTGTTCATGTTTAGTCTACCAATTCCTTGCTCGCCCCACCCCTTGCCGTGGCTATTTTGGAACACATAATACCATTCACCACCCCTAACACCATAGCCGATTATGGCTACTGCATGGGAGGCTCTAGTTACTATACCATCGATCTTCAGAGGGAAATCGGGATTATAGGTGTATATATCTCGGGGATTCAGTTCCAGATAATTCCCAGAAACGTTGAAGGTGCCCACCATACAGTGTCCTTTGGTGAGCATCTCCACACGGCTGGGCATTTTTGGTTTTGGATTTGGGCGAGCCTTGGTCACCTTTGGATGGTGAAGTGGATCGAGCTCCTTGAAGCTACTTATTTTGTAGGGGCCACAAACTTTCCCATTTTCATCTTTTCCAATAGTTCCTTGATCTATTAGTATTTGACATGTCCTTCATACTCTAATGAACCCCTTTCCTTCCTCCTATCCAATTCTGCCGTGTTTCTGTTTGGAACATAAGAAGGATAACAATAATCAGAAGCACATTTAATGTTATGGTCCTATCCCTGTTTGCAGAAAAAAATAGCACACTTGCTTTCATTCCTAAAATCATTTTAGTACGAAATTTATATATACCCGTTATTGACAAATATATGCTATATTGGCAAGCAAGTATCTCTAGTAGGGTCAGAGAATATTTAGGGGCAAAGGGTAAGAATAGAGGTCGTCCCAGCTAGGTAAAAAGTGTTATGCCCTTTCAGAACATGCACTATTACAAAACTACATATTACTCATTATAGGACACTTATACCTATAAAGAGTAATATGCAGTTCACTTAAGTGTAAAGCTATTCCACACTTAACTGAACACAACCGGCTTATAGGACACATCTAGTCTCCTACATGTTTTACATAACCCTATTtctcatcatggtgtatgggggagcatttgtgagtcttgcgaagcaacaatgatcaggtGAGGCATTCCggtttgagtggagcttgaagagttatcatcaagatcaagcgggatgcgcaagacaAAGGTATGGCCTCGCTAGGTTTttattttaccggtctcaaggtggttgttgggagaccggattataggatagatagccgcactatcaagaggggctttcggttgggtaacttgatcacatcgtcttagggagctcaatcgtttgcatactttgcatatccctattgcttcttggtgtttctctgtgtgaggttcttgatcttgttgctagctttacaacaagcccaagtttatcgaaaacggaatccatatgcatattctattgcgttttcgaacttggaggttttaccggtgtctcttttatagatgGGTCAAAACATTAATATTGTGTTTTTTACTCTGTGGGTGaacaatgatgtttctatgcataaaattgtagggcttgttgttctgattccaacaagcccaagatcatcaaaatcggagtccggacgcaaaagATATCACTGTTTTCGTAAACATGTTTTCCGGTTGGCGAGgcccccggtcgaccggccgtcccaccggccCACCTGCCACCATGCCCGGTGGCGCCAGCTTCCTCACCGGACGGCCCGACACAGACCGGCTCCCACACCAGTGCACACCGGACGCGATCCATGGGCACTTAGGGCTGGCCCGGTGCcacgcccggcgtgaccggctcTCCCATCAGGCGGCCTGGTGCGATGCCCAGCGTGACCGGCCCTCCCGCCAGGCTGCACGAAAAACTCCCAGATCTGCCCCAAACGATCATATCTCttttggctataaaaggggcttcttccccaacgGTTTTCTAAGGTTCCTGAGCATGTTTTTGATCACCATTATTGAACCTTTTGAGCTTgattcctctcccttccctcctatgattcttgcatattcttgggggatctgaaagaggagatctagatctacaacctcctccaatccattcctcctctaagtgaggggaactcttgggatctagatcttggagtcatttgttgatttccttcttgttcttcctctctaatttcatcctagcatttgttgctttggtgggatttgagtgtgaaggatttaaacacctttggtgttcttgctttgcattattgcatagtgttgagctctccaccatgattagttcgagtgagagaccgtgaacttgttactcttggaggatgacctcctagttggcttggttggtgtcctggtgacctcttcgtggaaggttgtgaaggggcccaaggcttctccttcgtggagcttgtgaagtggttgtggatttCCATCTCTGGAGTGGAGGGAAAGCTAACCACAAGGAAAtgggctattccttcgtgggataggctcggagaagaaggtgagccttcgtggcgttggaaaatctttcgtgggatccccacctctctaaacgtgatgtaccttcttgtaaaggaaggaaacacggaaatacatcttcgtctccgcgtgtctcggttatttctatacctgagtttactttcccttgtgatagccatcgagcttgaagtgtttattatatcttgctatcacttgttgttcatatatatattgtgcctatctttcttagctctaattgttgttgttgcacttagttgagcctagcatatttagggtttgtgcttgtaaaataaacgttagattAATTCCgctttcttacaagccaaattcgtaagagtttttaaatcgcctattcacccccctctaggcgacatctcatccTTTCACATAGGCCGGTCACCGTCAAACATCTGCCCTTCACCGTCAAACAATACCTCCGCGGACCATACACCGATCGCTCCGCTAGACACATGCAGGAGGACATGGTGGGGCTCTTTCCAATATACGATCGACACGAACCTCTGGGCGACGCATCCTGTCCCAGTCCGTGGCCACGTGGATGGTGACGACGAACTCGAAACCGGAGAGGTCAATGGCCACGGGGCTGAGAGATGATGGTGTCGATTGTAGTGGTGACGGGGACAGTGGTGGCTGACTCTGGCCACCGCGCCTTCCTCGGTGCCCTCGGCCTCGGCCAGGCTGATGGCCCGAAGGCCGTCCTAGACGCCCTCCCGTTGAGCCTATGCCGCCATCCATTGTTGCGGAGATGcctttggtggtggtggaaaatgtAGGAAGTGAGGTTGTGGAAGAAAATGGTCGCCTCTGGCCTTCTTAAAATGGCCAGGGCATTGGATGCCGGCACGTAGAACGAAAACGATGGCATTGATAAAAGGTAGGCGGCTATCACAGTGGGCGGGTGGCACGACCAGAGCAGGAGCGCAAGCATCAGACGACGCGGGTAGAGTAGGAGCGCCAGAGTCAGCCTACTTCCATTAATGGCTAGAGGAAGAAAGACGTTGTGCCGCTGCAATGCGGGCCCTCGGTCCACGCGGGTGGACAAGGAGGACACGTGCGCTTTCCGTGTGAACGCTTTGGTTTTCTAAATTTGGTGTGCCGGTAGATTGCAGCGAATGGATCAGTTCATTTAGGTAGCCCAGCTAAAACGTGAGCAGACGATCCGTTTATCCGCGCGAACCGATTGGAACAGCAAGAGCTCGAATGAGTCGAGCCCGCTGGAGATTGTCCCTGCCGTGACCTGCtaggcaaaacctatacaccgaacaGGTTGGTGGCTACTGGCCACCGCACACGCCCTGGTCGGGTATGAGTCAGGCCCATTTGTGTCTGTTTAGCCTGTAGTAGttcgttttttcctttttttttcttttttggtttctttttatgtttttcttttctattttctgttttcggttttgtttatattttttcagattcgaaaattttaatttttaaaattgttcaaattgagaaaatgtttaaatttaaaaatattcaaatttgaaaaccgtcaaatttgaaatatgttcaaaaaaatcaaatgcgaaaatataaacaaaatgtttaaattcaaaaatgttcaaatttgaaaaccgttcaaatttgaaaaccgttcaaatttgaaatcttcaaaaaaattcaaatgcgaaaatattgaaattcgaaaaatattcagattctaaatttgttcaaattttcagaaagtttagattcaaattttgttcatattcagcaaaacataaatgaaatagcagaagaaaaaagaaagaaaggagagAAAAATTACTGGACCGGCCCAGTGCCTCCCGCCTGGGATGTGTGTACGATCAGCTTAATGGGCTGAGTCCATATACGCTCGGGGTGGTGTGCGGTGGTGGGTTCGCTGCCACTGACCAGCTCGGTGAATAGGAGTCCCCCACCTGCTATGCTAGGCTGAGGATTTGAGCCTGGGTTCGAGTCGGGCTCTGGATTTGCTGCTATGGTATGAACGGCAGAACGGCGTTGTTTCCTATTGAGCGAGCCTCATGGTCTTTGTGTTATTTCGATTCAACTCCGATTCAGCTCTAGCTATATCTTCCGTCCAATAAACAAACTGCACTCAGAGCCAGACTAAAACTCGAATCAGTATACGATTAGATGTAACTTCGATAGCCACGGCGGGATATGTATACACGTGCCTTTGCCTCTTCTACAATCGCAATAGCAACACAACCGGCCTGAACAAAGCGACATCATATCCTGTTTCCAAACATCGTGAAATCGAAGTGACGGGATTATGGCTGACGAAGAGGTGAACCAGAAGTAAGCTGATCTACGATCTCTTGTTCCCCCATGCCGCATTCATGTTTttgagtaaactttagcttgaaggaACCTTGCGTAAAAATCCAAGCTACCAGCACCTCAAAATTAGATGCTACAGTTTTCTTGCGGGAAAGGCAGATGCTAAGTTGGTCACATCAGTTTTTCCTcgctctttttctttcttttggaaGCATTACATCGTAGACATAAGAAGGCTCTAGAAAATGATACTGTATATATATTTTGCAAATTTTCCATCATAACAATCTCACCAGTTTGTGTTTGACCAATGAAGGTACCAGGCACTGTCGCTTCTTGATTGCGACGAGGATATACCTTCTGCTTCTGAATCATCTGCAGGGTAATACTTATTATATAAAGTTTTTCTCAATATGGCCGAGATTTTGTTTACTCAAACCACAGTATGGGCGGTGTTTATCATTGTTTTTTTGCATCGCTTTCTCCATCGGTTCGTGCGTGTCACTAGCTATTTTTTACGGTTGCTGGATCATTTCAGGCACGGCGCTGATAACAGTGATGGGCAAAATCGTGGTGAAGATGCTGCTGTTCGTCATCACAGGTAATTCTTTTCACCAACATGCCGCCCCATGCGTTTAGTGGAACAAGTACTATGCTTGAATTCACTTACTTCGAATTTGTGCAATTCTGGATGTTGCAATTAGAATTGTAGGTATAACATGAGATCAGATCTTTGTTTGCACCAGTGAGCAACTGCAACTGATATCTCGGCGTGTCAAATGAAAAGTTATTATTGATCAATCACTTGATTGTACTATCAGCACTGTCCAGCGATCCGTCTTGCCTTTGATCTCTTGTACACATACAGAGTGATGTGTGGACAATTCACCTTCAGATTTCTGTGAACAATGCAGCGCAAAGAAATATTTTTTTACTATGACACAATAGATCACAAATTACAAGCCCACACACATGGTAATAGTAAACACAAAGAAATATTCTCCACAGCTCCACTCCGCTCAGGCATGATAATTCAGGTTTGGATCACAGATGATTTAGTGCACCGGTTTATTACAGATGATCATAAAGTACCTTATGAACCATTCTTCTCTGGAAGCAAAATTTCTGTCAAGTTTGTATAAACATTTATGACCACTAGATTAACCATTGCTCACTGGACATACAGTTTTTTGTACAGTTTACATCAATATATCCATAGCTGCAAAATAATCATTCTCTTTTGGTATTACAATTTATTTGCATTTTGCAACGTGGCATAAAGATCATGAACCACAAACTCAACCAATCTTCTCTGGGACATTTTACATAAAGATTCTTGACACCATTCTCGAGAAGTACATTTTCTGACCACAAATTTGAACAATCTTCTCTGCAAGTACAGTTTATATAAAGTTTCATGGCCGTGAAATAACTATTCTTAACTAGAAGTATAACTTTTCTACAGTTCGCAAAGGTTTCTTGACAACAAAAGAATCATTATTCTCTGCAAGTACAATGTTTGTACAGTTGGATAAAGATTCGTGACCCACACAATTTCAGAATATGATGTAGCAAATTCAACTTCCTGCCACCCATCACCAACCCGATCTATTCTGGCGTAAAAATGCACTGGCCAGCCTCCAAGAGGAACACAAGCAAACGAATAACATGCACAAGTTCTGCTAAGTCATCAGCTTAATAGTGGTGCTGGGGTTGACGAGGAGAGGTTACCGGGAGCCTTGCGCCTTCTGCTCTCCAGTCCTAGCTCTGCCACTCAGGGAAAACCAAGTCGCACCACCAGGGGATGGCAAGCGGAGATGAGAAGCAGACTGGTGGTACAGAGGACAATGAAGGGAAGCCGCCGGTGAGATCAATCGGGGTGGGAGACAGCTCTGGGTTGCTGGGCTGTCTCCCTCATGGACATGAGCATCAGAGAAAGGCCTTGAGGGAATGTGAGGGGCAAATTGGTTGCGGGACTTGGTTGGTTTTTTCTTCTTAATGGCGTAGTGCAAGTAATTTTGCAATGAACTTAGGGCCAGATCTTGCCTAGATGTGGTGGGGAGCGATCTTTTTCTTTCAGCTCCATTAAAATGAAATAATGTATTAAGTGACATTCTACTCCAGCTCAACATCACTCCAGTAAAACATCTGTCTAGGATAGCTCCATTGAATCAACTTGAGAATGTTGACTGAGGCTTCCCCAAATACCCACTAGAGGATAACCACAAGGAATCTCCCATAGATTTGTAGCTCCAGCATCAAATTGCCAGTCATTATTAGTTGTCGCatgttatatttactaattgttgAATCTTTATGGCGGCTTGTTTGAAGTCACTTCAAGTTTCCTAATTTATCATTAGTGTTGCTTATATGATTAATTATGTTTCCTAATTTGTTGTTTCAGTTCTAACGATGATAGTGATGACGACGAGAATCCTTTTCTTACCGATAGTTATGGAAAGGTAACAACTTGGAGGCTGAGTGATTTGGAGGCAGCATTCGAAAAACATCTTGAAGATGAAGCAAGTAAACCAAAGGTAGAAGTAAAAAAGAAAACGAAGGAAGAAATACTAAAGCTTGATAATGATCGTAAGCAAAAGTTCATGGAATATGCTTTACAGAAGTATAACGATGAAGAGGATCTTGCTGGGGTTTGTGCTCTTTTCCTTTTAATTTGTTATTCTTTATTTCAGCACATTCCCATTTATAATCTGAGAAATGTTTTCAGGAGATGCgctttgtgttcgatgaaattaaAGGAGAAGTTTACGTTATTGAAGAATGCCTGAAATTCTATGAACATTTCAACTTCACAGCTAAGCAGGCTGGTTCCATGGTTTTATTTTTTGCTGAAGTGATCCCCAGCGGAGACACTTGTAATGTTCTCTGCTGCAAGCCTTTGGATTGTGATGACAATGGTATGTTTCTAAATTTTACTATGACTAGTAGTAGTATGGTAGTGCTATACAATGACTTGTTGCATGAACGGGGCAGGTGATTTATCTTTAATATGTTCGGAACTTTATTTGACTAATGGCAGGCTAGTTTGTATAGTTAATCTGTTTATCTGTCCACTGCCGTGCTTATAGAGTGGATTGTTAATCTTAAATATGTAAAACCTTACAAAAATGACTTCTTAAGTAGGAATTCcactcatatgaattgtttgaaaAGCTTGTGTAAATTTACTACCCTAAGCTGATGTTTTGTCATGTGGCAATTAACCTTGTAAACTGATCTTTTGTCATATGGGGATTAACCTACAGCTGATGTGGCATACCTGGTTAGGTCCCCGATTGGTCCGTTACCTTGCCCAGGCCTTGTGTTCATATTTAGTCATGATTTATACCTGATTGCTACTCAACTTGATTTGTTCTTAAGCAAGTGTCCTCGATAAGATTGAATCTGTATCAAACTATAGGCACACTTCTATTTGTTTTCTGATAGTCGTGCGTAAAGACATTCTTCATATAAGGTCGCAATCACGTTGGTTCTCAAGCTTTTCAAACAATCATCCTCCTGGTTCTGTTCGCTAGCGACAACACTTACCTGCCAGCGTCCTGTTGGTTCTCAAGCTCCTACCGGCATGGGCAATGCCCTCAAATCAAGGAGCCATGGATGAGATAATGCCTGGCATGCagttctggaggaggcaataggaACAGCGCCCTCCAGAATCACCAGCAGGTGCAGGAGTCATGGAGCGCATCGGCTATTGGGCTACCTAGATGGTACCCTTTGTGCCCATTGCTGGATGTTCTGGCCTCACCGTGCACTGGTCATCCTCCCACAACCGCCTCCTGCTGTCCGCCAGCATTTCCGCATTGTTCATCCATCCCTCCTTTTCCTTACCCAGAACCACCACCGGGACCACCCAATTTCAACCCACCATGACACCAGCACCACCATGCTCCCAATTACCGCTGTCCAGACACAGGCCCTGTACCAAAACCCCTCAGCGTTGGCTTGTGTGGTGCCTACCAGAAGCAGGAGTGTGCAATTAATTCTGTTTACTGAAGCACCATAATAGGGTTTTTGATAGAGATTCATGGCATGTTAATCTCTCAAATTTCTAATTGTTCAGTTATCACACAAagcatttcgcaaaaaaaaaaagttatcaCACAAAGCACATGTGGTAAATCACGTGGTCTCCATATATTTTGTGTATTCATTGGAGGCATGTATTCGTACTTTCATTACTTAATCATATACTGAGCTGACGAGACTGGCTAAATCAGGACTTCAGTTCTAGTATTCTGGTCATACTAGAGAAGCCAGAGCTATTATCCTGTTATTTCGAAGATCAGTATGCCGTGGATGGATCCCATGTACACAGGCACCCCAGTCTACTTTTTGGGAAATAATATGTATTAGGAAGTCTAGACTTTTTAGAAATCAAAAGCGTATATCATCTAAAATTTGTTTCGTTTTTGAAGGACGCTGCCTTAGCTGTGAGGATCATCAATCTTATGTGAAAATGAGGCATCCAGCTGATGAGGCTCTGTATGTTGGAGGTCATGAGGAGGGACAGTTCCCATTTATTTTGGAGAGTAGCAGTGAGGTATTGTAAATCAAGCTGACATCTTTTTGTTCTGCTTTTTGCCTTAGATATTTTCTATAGTATGCATTATAATGTATTTCACATTTTCAGGATGACTCCGATTGAGAGGAAGGCATGACCGTGGAGAAGGCCTTCTGCATCCGCTTCTCATTTTAACGTCTATGATCTATTTGATGCATCTTCTATATGGAGGGCATATATATAAATACTTTTGGTACTAATATGTTGCTTGTAGTATGTGCAATGATGTTTGCATCATGCACGGAATCGACTTAGTCATCAGTATTTTAAACTTTGACGGAACATATGCAACCATTTTATACAGCCTGTT from Lolium rigidum isolate FL_2022 chromosome 4, APGP_CSIRO_Lrig_0.1, whole genome shotgun sequence encodes the following:
- the LOC124647690 gene encoding uncharacterized protein LOC124647690 is translated as MMVSIVVVTGTVVADSGHRAFLGALGLGQADGPKAVLDALPYQALSLLDCDEDIPSASESSAGHGADNSDGQNRGEDAAVRHHSSNDDSDDDENPFLTDSYGKVTTWRLSDLEAAFEKHLEDEASKPKVEVKKKTKEEILKLDNDRKQKFMEYALQKYNDEEDLAGEMRFVFDEIKGEVYVIEECLKFYEHFNFTAKQAGSMVLFFAEVIPSGDTCNVLCCKPLDCDDNGRCLSCEDHQSYVKMRHPADEALYVGGHEEGQFPFILESSSEDDSD